A stretch of the Microcebus murinus isolate Inina chromosome 6, M.murinus_Inina_mat1.0, whole genome shotgun sequence genome encodes the following:
- the BMP4 gene encoding bone morphogenetic protein 4, with protein MIPGNRMLMVVLLCQVLLGGASHASLIPETGKKKVAEIQGHAGGRRSEQSHELLRDFEATLLQMFGLRRRPQPSKSAVIPDYMRDLYRLQSGEEEEEEQIHGTGLEYPERPASRANTVRSFHHEEHLENIPGTSENSAFRFLFNLSSIPENEVISSAELRLFREQVDQGPDWERGFHRINIYEVMKPPAEAVPGHLITRLLDTRLVHHNVTRWETFDVSPAVLRWTREKQPNYGLAIEVTHLHQTRTHQGQHVRISRSLPQGSGNWAQLRPLLVTFGHDGRGHALTRRQRAKRSPKHHPQRARKKNKNCRRHSLYVDFSDVGWNDWIVAPPGYQAFYCHGDCPFPLADHLNSTNHAIVQTLVNSVNSSIPKACCVPTELSAISMLYLDEYDKVVLKNYQEMVVEGCGCR; from the exons ATGATTCCTGGTAACCGAATGCTGATGGTCGTTTTATTATGCCAAGTCCTGCTAGGAGGCGCGAGCCATGCTAGTTTGATACCTGAGACGGGGAAGAAAAAAGTCGCCGAGATTCAGGGCCACGCGGGAGGACGCCGCTCAGAGCAGAGCCATGAGCTCCTGCGGGACTTCGAGGCGACGCTTCTGCAGATGTTCGGGCTGCGCCGCCGCCCGCAGCCTAGCAAGAGCGCTGTCATTCCGGATTACATGCGGGATCTTTACCGGCTCCagtctggggaggaggaggaggaagagcagatcCATGGCACTGGTCTGGAGTATCCCGAGCGCCCGGCCAGCCGGGCCAACACCGTGAGGAGCTTCCACCACGAAG AACATCTGGAGAACATCCCAGGGACCAGCGAAAACTCTGCTTTTCGTTTCCTCTTTAACCTCAGCAGCATCCCAGAGAACGAGGTGATCTCCTCTGCAGAGCTCCGGCTCTTCCGGGAACAGGTGGACCAGGGCCCAGATTGGGAGCGGGGCTTCCACCGCATAAACATTTATGAGGTTATGAAACCCCCGGCAGAAGCGGTGCCTGGGCACCTCATCACACGACTACTGGACACGAGACTGGTCCACCACAATGTGACACGGTGGGAAACTTTCGATGTGAGCCCTGCGGTCCTTCGCTGGACCCGGGAGAAGCAGCCGAACTATGGGCTGGCCATTGAGGTGACTCACCTCCATCAGACACGGACCCATCAGGGCCAGCATGTCAGGATTAGCCGATCGTTACCTCAAGGGAGTGGGAATTGGGCCCAGCTCCGGCCCCTCCTGGTCACCTTTGGCCATGATGGCCGGGGCCATGCCTTGACCCGACGCCAGAGGGCCAAGCGTAGCCCTAAGCATCACCCACAGCGGGCCCGGAAGAAGAATAAGAACTGCCGGCGCCACTCGCTCTATGTGGACTTCAGCGACGTGGGCTGGAATGACTGGATTGTGGCCCCACCAGGCTACCAGGCCTTTTACTGCCACGGGGACTGTCCCTTTCCTCTGGCTGACCACCTCAACTCAACCAACCATGCCATTGTGCAGACCCTGGTTAACTCTGTCAATTCCAGTATCCCCAAAGCCTGTTGTGTGCCCACTGAGCTGAGTGCCATCTCCATGCTGTATCTGGATGAGTATGACAAGGTGGTACTGAAAAATTATCAGGAGATGGTAGTAGAGGGTTGTGGGTGCCGCTGA